A section of the Virgibacillus sp. NKC19-3 genome encodes:
- a CDS encoding YfcC family protein, translating into MKKFKTKLFKVPHVFVLLFIIVLMAAALTYIIPAGEFDRVEDPNTGNTIVEEGTYQNVEQQPIHIVEIPRLFITGLNEASDIILFIFVVGGAFQIITATKVFDSVVRKVTKMLGNKEILIIPLLLVLFSIGGFTIGMTVEGMALVPLAIALSRSLGYDAITGLSMVLIGVYSGFISGMMNPFNVGVAQEIAEIPIYSGMWLRAIVWVVLLIVSSLYIIRYASKVKKDPSKSIVFEMEQSEKISDDQLLETSHFQVRHYFVLMTIIVGLGVLVWGVGNKGWYINDIAALFLAIGVIAGICAGLNPSRIAEEFIRGAKAFTLGALIVGVARAIPVALEEGLIIDSVINGLANLVILLPDSIQVLGLFFTQTIINFFINSGSGQAAATMPIIAPLGDLIGITRQTGVLTFQLGDGFTNLIYPTGSTLMAYLAASGVPYEKWVKFIWPLILIFIAIGGIFVVVANVIQY; encoded by the coding sequence ATGAAGAAATTCAAGACAAAGCTATTCAAAGTTCCTCATGTGTTTGTGCTATTGTTTATTATTGTGTTAATGGCAGCCGCGTTAACCTATATAATCCCGGCAGGTGAATTTGATCGGGTGGAAGATCCGAATACCGGGAATACAATAGTAGAGGAAGGTACATATCAAAATGTTGAACAACAGCCCATTCATATCGTAGAAATCCCTCGTTTGTTTATAACAGGATTAAATGAAGCAAGTGATATTATATTGTTTATATTTGTCGTTGGTGGAGCCTTCCAAATTATAACAGCTACGAAAGTGTTTGATTCTGTTGTTAGGAAAGTAACAAAAATGCTGGGAAACAAGGAAATACTTATTATACCTTTACTTTTAGTTCTTTTCTCGATCGGTGGTTTCACCATTGGAATGACGGTAGAAGGGATGGCTTTGGTTCCCCTTGCAATTGCTTTATCAAGGTCACTTGGATATGATGCTATAACAGGATTATCCATGGTTCTTATCGGTGTATACTCCGGTTTTATTTCGGGAATGATGAATCCGTTCAATGTCGGGGTCGCACAAGAAATTGCTGAAATCCCTATCTATTCTGGTATGTGGTTAAGAGCTATTGTTTGGGTTGTACTTTTAATTGTATCGAGTCTATATATTATTCGATATGCAAGTAAGGTAAAGAAAGATCCGTCGAAAAGTATTGTGTTTGAAATGGAACAAAGTGAGAAAATAAGTGATGACCAATTACTGGAAACATCTCATTTTCAAGTGAGACATTATTTCGTTCTTATGACTATAATAGTAGGACTAGGAGTGCTTGTGTGGGGAGTAGGAAACAAAGGTTGGTATATTAATGACATTGCTGCGCTTTTTCTTGCTATAGGTGTGATCGCAGGAATCTGTGCAGGCCTAAATCCCAGCCGTATTGCAGAAGAGTTCATACGCGGGGCCAAGGCATTTACCTTGGGCGCATTAATCGTTGGTGTAGCTCGGGCTATTCCTGTAGCACTAGAAGAAGGACTTATTATTGATTCTGTTATTAATGGTTTAGCAAATTTAGTGATCCTTCTTCCGGATTCGATTCAAGTTTTAGGTCTATTCTTTACACAGACCATTATTAACTTTTTTATTAATTCAGGTTCTGGACAGGCAGCTGCAACCATGCCAATTATTGCACCATTGGGTGATTTGATTGGTATTACAAGACAAACTGGAGTATTAACATTTCAACTGGGAGATGGATTTACCAATTTGATTTATCCTACAGGAAGTACGTTGATGGCTTACCTTGCTGCTTCCGGTGTTCCTTATGAAAAATGGGTGAAATTTATATGGCCTTTAATTCTTATTTTTATCGCAATCGGTGGAATTTTCGTGGTTGTAGCTAATGTTATTCAGTATTGA
- a CDS encoding CoA-acylating methylmalonate-semialdehyde dehydrogenase: MTQPQTELKTLKNFVGGQWIEAKSEKIESVYNPATGEVIADVPISSSEDVDHAVQVAHGAFQEWKELAVPKRARILFKYQQLLVEHWDELAELITIENGKNLQEAKGEVQRGIENVEFAASAPNLMMGDQLPSIASGLESGVYRYPIGVVGGITPFNFPMMVPCWMFPMAIATGNTFVLKPSERTPLLANRLAELLTDAGLPEGVFNIVHGAHEVVNSLLDHKQVSAISFVGSQPVAEHVYKRGTDNLKRVQALAGAKNHSIVLNDANIDNASTQILNAAFGSAGERCMAASVVAVEESVADEFIDQLVQKANEVKIGNGLDEGVFLGPVIREQHKDRTLHYIETGEKEGATLVRDGREDGNAQEKGYFVGPTIFDRVTTDMKIWKDEIFAPVLSIIRVKNLDEAIDVTNKSPFANGSCLFTRDGGSVRQFRETIDAGMLGVNIGVPAPMAFFPFSGWKDSFYGDLHANGKDGVEFYTRKKVITTRWV; this comes from the coding sequence GTGACACAACCACAAACAGAACTAAAAACGCTAAAAAATTTCGTCGGAGGCCAATGGATTGAAGCCAAAAGTGAGAAGATAGAATCCGTTTATAACCCGGCTACAGGCGAGGTTATCGCAGATGTTCCGATTTCATCCAGTGAGGATGTCGATCATGCAGTACAAGTGGCACATGGGGCATTTCAAGAATGGAAGGAATTAGCAGTTCCAAAACGTGCGCGTATATTATTTAAATACCAACAATTACTGGTTGAACACTGGGATGAGCTGGCTGAACTCATTACCATTGAAAACGGAAAGAACTTGCAGGAAGCCAAAGGGGAAGTACAGCGAGGGATTGAAAATGTAGAATTTGCCGCAAGTGCACCTAATTTAATGATGGGAGATCAGCTTCCCTCTATTGCATCAGGGTTGGAGTCAGGTGTGTATCGTTACCCGATTGGGGTAGTTGGTGGTATTACACCATTTAACTTTCCGATGATGGTTCCTTGTTGGATGTTTCCAATGGCCATTGCGACTGGAAATACGTTTGTATTGAAACCATCTGAACGCACGCCCCTTTTGGCTAATCGACTTGCCGAATTATTGACAGATGCAGGGTTGCCTGAAGGTGTATTTAATATTGTCCACGGAGCCCATGAAGTGGTAAATAGCCTACTCGATCACAAACAGGTTTCGGCGATTTCCTTTGTTGGTTCTCAGCCAGTTGCCGAACATGTATATAAACGCGGCACAGATAATCTGAAACGTGTGCAAGCATTAGCCGGTGCCAAGAACCATTCGATTGTACTGAATGATGCGAATATAGATAATGCATCAACGCAAATTCTGAATGCGGCGTTCGGCTCTGCTGGAGAACGCTGTATGGCAGCATCTGTAGTAGCTGTAGAAGAGTCTGTAGCGGATGAATTTATCGACCAACTCGTTCAAAAGGCAAATGAGGTCAAGATCGGTAACGGGCTTGATGAAGGTGTCTTCCTAGGTCCTGTTATCCGTGAACAGCATAAAGACCGAACACTTCATTACATCGAAACAGGTGAAAAAGAAGGGGCCACGTTAGTACGTGATGGACGTGAGGATGGTAATGCACAGGAGAAAGGATATTTCGTCGGGCCAACCATTTTTGATCGTGTTACAACAGATATGAAGATATGGAAGGATGAAATTTTTGCTCCTGTGTTATCCATTATTCGGGTAAAAAATCTGGATGAAGCAATAGATGTAACGAATAAGTCCCCTTTTGCGAACGGTTCATGCCTTTTTACAAGGGATGGGGGCAGTGTGCGTCAATTTCGCGAAACGATTGATGCAGGTATGCTGGGCGTTAATATTGGAGTTCCGGCACCGATGGCATTCTTCCCATTTTCCGGTTGGAAAGATTCCTTCTATGGTGACTTACATGCTAATGGAAAAGATGGAGTTGAATTTTATACGCGTAAAAAAGTGATCACGACACGTTGGGTTTAA
- the ald gene encoding alanine dehydrogenase, whose translation MKIGVPREIKNNENRVAVSPAGVYALIKAGHLVFIESQAGIGSGFSDEEYKEAGATLVQTPKEAWSQEMVIKVKEPLPEEYAYFYEGLILFAYLHLAAEPALTKALKDSKVVSIAYETIQEKDGSLPLLAPMSEVAGRIASQIGAQLLEKTQGGKGILLSGIPGVKHGKVTIIGGGVVGENAARIAIGLGADVTIIDLSAKRLRELDNLFGDQINTVMSNPLNIAESVKEADLVVGAVLIPGTKAPKLVSEDMIKEMTDRSVIIDVAIDQGGIFETGGRVTTHDNSTYIKHGVVHYAVANIPGAVPRTSSLGLTNATLPYVLRIANKGYVESSLEDESISKGIHTMNGFITYKAVAEEHEMPYKGASELLNDMKIPTYS comes from the coding sequence ATGAAAATTGGCGTACCAAGGGAAATAAAAAATAATGAAAACAGGGTAGCCGTTTCTCCTGCAGGTGTATATGCGCTTATCAAGGCAGGGCATCTTGTGTTTATTGAAAGTCAGGCTGGAATTGGTTCAGGTTTTTCTGATGAAGAATATAAGGAAGCTGGAGCAACACTAGTTCAAACGCCGAAAGAAGCCTGGTCTCAGGAAATGGTCATCAAGGTTAAAGAGCCGCTTCCAGAGGAATATGCTTATTTCTATGAAGGTCTTATTTTATTTGCATATTTGCACTTAGCTGCAGAGCCTGCATTAACAAAAGCCTTAAAAGATTCCAAAGTTGTCAGTATTGCTTATGAAACAATTCAGGAGAAAGATGGCTCTTTACCATTGCTGGCACCGATGAGTGAGGTTGCAGGGCGAATCGCATCCCAAATTGGAGCCCAGCTCTTAGAAAAGACACAAGGTGGAAAAGGTATTCTGTTAAGCGGCATTCCAGGTGTAAAACATGGCAAGGTAACGATTATTGGCGGTGGTGTTGTTGGAGAAAATGCTGCGAGGATCGCCATTGGTTTAGGGGCTGATGTGACGATCATTGATCTCAGCGCCAAACGGCTAAGAGAACTGGATAATCTTTTTGGAGATCAAATAAATACGGTTATGTCCAACCCACTTAACATTGCAGAATCTGTAAAAGAGGCTGACCTTGTTGTGGGAGCAGTACTAATTCCCGGGACCAAGGCACCAAAACTGGTGTCGGAAGACATGATTAAAGAAATGACGGATCGGTCTGTTATTATTGATGTTGCCATTGATCAGGGAGGGATTTTCGAAACTGGTGGTAGGGTAACGACGCATGATAATTCCACTTATATCAAACATGGGGTGGTCCATTATGCAGTAGCCAATATACCAGGTGCAGTACCAAGAACATCATCATTAGGATTAACAAACGCTACATTGCCATATGTTCTTCGTATCGCAAATAAAGGGTATGTTGAATCAAGTTTAGAAGATGAATCTATTTCAAAAGGTATTCATACAATGAATGGCTTTATAACGTATAAGGCAGTGGCAGAAGAGCATGAGATGCCATATAAAGGAGCAAGTGAATTATTAAACGATATGAAAATACCAACGTATTCATAA